The genomic window GCCCAAAGAAGTGCTCACTGGGTCAGGTTCCCTCCAGGACTCAAAACTCCTTCCCTTATACTCAAGTTATATGCCCCAAACATTTCACTTAATCTGAAATCCAGgtattaaaataatctgttcAGTAAAACCATTTCTTGGTCCCATCTGATAATTCCCTACCGATACGGCACAGCTCACAGCACCGGAGTTGTTGCTGGCACTGAGAGGAAACAGCAACAGGCAATGTTGGTTTGCCCAAGTTCCATCTGGGACTGCCCAAGGGCTTACAAAGATCCCACTCCTTGCTTTTTAGCTGCTACTCAAGGAATAACAACCAAGAGCCAAACCCACCACAACAGCCTTGAATACGACCCCCAGAGTCTTGCTCACAGCAGTAATGCTCTGTTTCTATATTCTGTTCCACCAAGGGATGCTCCTATCCCTGCAGTTCCTGAATGTGCTCCAGGAAATACTGTGGGTGAGAAAATACCTCTTATTCCACCAGAAACATATCCCTGCAGGGAACCTCACCAAAGACACTCAGGCAGGTACGTCCAGAGACGGAGCCTGAGGGAAAAGTATTGAAGAGACACAGGTAACATCCTGAATCATCCATTGTAGCGTCCCAAAAAGTGATGCTTGTCTCGTTGAGTTCCAGACTTGTGAAATTCATTCGGTCTTGATAGGACTTGTGAATCCTCAATCCTTTCAGTTTACTGTATGTAGCTATATTCTTAAGTGATTTTTCAGAGCCCTTTTGCCACGTCACTTGCACAACATCCATGGGTTCTGTCAGGGCACAGCTCAGAGGGGCGTTGTCACCCACCCTCACTTGAATTTCTTCAGCCTGTGGAACCACTGCAGTGACATAAAATAGGGAAAGGGGCAGATATCACACATATTCAGAAGCCTAATGCTGATTCTAAGGCCTGGATTACCCACAGACACAACAACTCCTCCAATTACATTCCTCCACCAAAAAGTCCTTCTCTTCAGTACTCCTAGAAATCACTGACAGTTTACATTGCCTGAGGCTCTGGCTTTCTTCTAAACTGTTTAAATGCAAAAAGACTTACCCTATTTCTGTACCCATCCCTGCAGACTTCCTTCTCCAGTTTCACTAAATCAGCTTCTGCCTTCCCATTCATCACATACccaatttttgtttcttaagaGCTAGAGGAAGATTTTGAGTGCATCAGGGAAGTACACACCAAGCCGTTCTCAGAGGAGTAAACATGGCTTAAGAAGAGTTTCTGGACCACATAGTTTTAGAGCTCACAGCACATTTgagatggagagaaagaaaaacagagatttgTTCCTTAGGAAAGGTTCCACGATGAGAAACTGAACTCAGATGAACAGTAGTGTCCAGTGTCATCATATTTATGGGATGCTGCCATCCCTAAATGCTGCTCTGGGAGGTTTTATGTCACACTTGCCAGCACCATGTCTCTGCCTCAGCACGTATTTAACAGTATCAGCAATCTGGATTGCAGCTACTTTTATCTCTTACTCTGACTGTTGAAGCCTCAGGAATCTGAAACTAGTTCCCCAACAATTTTCAAGCAGATTTCAGGAAATTCAACTTACCCTTTGCCTTTCCAAGCCCAGAACATGCCagacacaaaaccagaaatcgGAAAGTCATTTTGGAAGAGGAAATCTGCTTCACCTGACGGAAGACAAGGAGAGGTGAGTGACTCAATGACAGACCATCTTCAGGTGATATCGTGTCCTCAGGGTGCAAAAATTAACAGTAGGTTTATCGTGTGAGAAAAAATCTGGGGTTAGACAGCAAGATTTGACAGGTCTCATTGCCCTGTTCCCTCACTTGATATTGCCACAACACAACTGAATTGCAGACCTGACTGAAGCTGGCATTATATCCAAGtagaaacattattttgcaCAAAATACCTCTGTAACACACTCCACCCACTGCTGAGGTTTTCTGCCAATGCCTGCAAAACCAGGCATTGGTTTTGCATCTGGGGAGCATCTTCTGTCAAGAAATAAGGAAATCTCAACCTTTTAAAGATTTTCACAACATgcaaaaaacagaagagagaatcgactgaaaagcattttctgtgttaTACTGATTAAGAATGGAAGGCTgatgaacaaataaaagaaCGACGGGAAGAAAACgaaagcatttaaaacaaattcccAGTGCACATCATGCTTACACAGACAACCAGTAGCCTGCCTTTAAATTCTGAACACATTATGCTAAAATCAGCCCTGATACAACTCTCTAGTTACCAAGCACAAAGAGAGATCAAGTTCTGACGTGTAAAAATCAGGAAACAAGGA from Chiroxiphia lanceolata isolate bChiLan1 chromosome 2, bChiLan1.pri, whole genome shotgun sequence includes these protein-coding regions:
- the LOC116783373 gene encoding OX-2 membrane glycoprotein-like isoform X1, whose product is MTFRFLVLCLACSGLGKAKVVPQAEEIQVRVGDNAPLSCALTEPMDVVQVTWQKGSEKSLKNIATYSKLKGLRIHKSYQDRMNFTSLELNETSITFWDATMDDSGCYLCLFNTFPSGSVSGRTCLSVFGLNASVHYNISEGHLVAVCSAVGFPEPTITWNDLFDSAPTQEVVSHASGVVSITSTLHVHNPQRIRAQDLICRVNNTKETRELPVRINGEEGPSLLWLLIIAVIVTVVVVVCLLFWRKKICRRC
- the LOC116783373 gene encoding OX-2 membrane glycoprotein-like isoform X2, whose translation is MTFRFLVLCLACSGLGKAKVVPQAEEIQVRVGDNAPLSCALTEPMDVVQVTWQKGSEKSLKNIATYSKLKGLRIHKSYQDRMNFTSLELNETSITFWDATMDDSGCYLCLFNTFPSGSVSGRTCLSVFGLNASVHYNISEGHLVAVCSAVGFPEPTITWNDLFDSAPTQEVVSHASGVVSITSTLHVHNPQRIRAQDLICRVNNTKETRELPVRINGGSLRISTHLPDHQSPVT